The nucleotide window TCGAGGCGATCTCGAAGTTCAAGGCGATGGCGGATGCGGCGAAGGCTCCGCTGCGCGCGGTGGCGACGAGCGCGGTGCGCGAGGCGCTGAATCAGGCGGAGTTTATCCGGCGCGTGCAGGCGCAGACGGGTGTGCGGGTGGAGGTGGCATCGGGGTTTGAAGAAGCGCGCTTGACCTACCTTGGCGTAATGCAGGCACTGCCGGTGTTCGCGAAGCGCGTGTTGCTCATCGACATTGGCGGCGGCAGCACGGAGTTTCTGGTCGGCGACCGGGGCCAGATTCTGTTCGATAATAGTCTGAAGCTGGGCGCGGTACGGCTGTCGCAGCGGTTCTTTCCGACGGGGAAGATCGAGCGCGGGGCGGTCACCCAGTGCCGGGACTACGTCGCAGGCACGGTGTTTCCGGTAGTGCGCGAGCTGCAGCGCGCCAGTTATGATGTCGCGGTGGGGAGTTCGGGCACGATTCAGGCGATGGCGCGGATGATTCGCGGGATGCGCCGGGAATCGACGACGGGGATGACAAACGCGTTCGTGATTCAGCGCGCGGAATTGAAGAAGGTCGTGGGTGCGATTACGAAGGCGCGAACGGTTGCGGAGCGGCGACGGTTGCCGGGGTTGGATCCGGGGCGGGCGGATATCGTGATCGCGGGCGCGCTGATCGTCGAGCAGATATTCGCCGAATTGGGTTTGCGCGAGTTGACGGTCTCGGATTTTGCGCTGCGGGAAGGGATCATCGTTGACTCGATTGAGAAGAGCCGGCGGCGCGGGCGACCCGATCACGAGGGGGATATACGCTGGCAAAGCGTCTTGCATTTGGCCGAGCACTACCAGTATGAGCGCGGACACGCGGCGCAGGTGGCAAAGCTGGCGCTCAGCATCTTCGATCAAACGGCGAGTCTGCATCGGTTGGATGCCGTGGCGCGGGAGTATCTCGAAGCGGCGGCGGTCTTGCATGAGGTGGGCGGTTACATCTCGCATGCGCGGCACCATCAGCACTCGTACTATTTGATCAAGCACGCGGAGTTGCTGGGATTCACGGAGAACGAGATCGATGTGATTGCGAACGTGGCGCGCTACCACCGCAAGAGCCATCCCAAGATGACACACGACGGCTATGCCCGGCTGAATCCTGAGGAACAGCTGTTGGTTCGGAAGCTGGCGGGGATTCTGCGGATCGCGGACGGTCTGGACCGGACGCATTCGGGGGTGGTGTCAGCGGTAACCTGCCGGATCCTGAAGGGTTCGGTACATTTTTCGTTGCAACATCGCCGTAATGCCTCGGTCCATTTGGAGGAGTGGGCGGCGGGGATGAAACGGCAGTTGTTTGAGGAGACTTATCGGACCCGGGCAGTGTTCGGCAGTCAGACCTGAGTGCCGGTCGGGACCGATTTCGATAGCTTTTCACATTCTTCGTTGTGCGGTTTAACCTGGTCGAAGGAGGCTGATTCATGCGGCAGTTGCCCAAGGCTTACACGCGTCCCGTAGTCGGTTTCGGTTTGATGGCGTTGACGATTGCGCTGTCGTGCACGGGATTGTTTGCACAGGAATTGAAGGAGCGCAAGGACGTTCCGGACAAGTACAAGTGGGACTTGACGGATATGTATAAGACGGACGCGGATTTGGAGCGGGATCTGCAGGCGATCGAAGGGATGTTGCCGGGTCTATCGGCTTACAAGGGCAAGATCAGCCAGTCCCCGGACGACTTGTTTGCCTACTTCAAGGCGATGGAGCCGGTTCACATCAAGCTGGACAACGCGGTGGGCTACGCCCACATGTCCTACGATCAGGACACGCGCGTGACGAAGTACAGCGGCTACAAGGACCAAGTGGATAATTTGGCGAGCAAGGTCTATGAGTCGGAGTCTTGGTTCATTCCGGAGCTGGTGACGTTGACGACAGAGACTTTGGAGGATTGGTATAAACAGAAGCCGGAGTTGGCTTTGTACCGGCAGTGGATCGACAATCAGCTGCGCACGAAGCAGTACACGTTGAGTTCGCGGGAAGAGGAGTTGATCGCGATGGCCGGTCCGGCGTTGCACGCCGTCGGCAATGCCAACACGGCGCTACGCAACACGGACATCAAGTTCCCGACGATCAAGGACGATCAGGGGAACGACATCGAGATTTCGGAAGGCCGGGTGGCGATGCTGATGGAGAATCCGAACCGTGAAGTTCGGCGCAACGCGGCGTTGGGGCTGCTGAATACGTATATTCAGTACAAGAACACGGCTTCGGCGCTGATGAGCGGGAACGTTCAGTCGAACATGTTTAACGCGCGGGCGCACGGCTACAATTCGGCGTTGCAGGCCTCGATGGACAATGAGAACATCGACACGACGGTTTATCTGAATCTGCTCACGACGGTGAAGGACCACATCACGCCATTGCAGAAATACGTGGAACTGCGGCGCAAGGCGTTGGGCATCGACAGCGTCCATAGTTACGACATGTTCGCTCCGTTGGACGAGTCCACGACCTTGAAGTACACGTATGAAGAGGCGGTGGCGATGCTGAAGACGGCATTGAAGCCGCTGGGGACGGAGTACAATAAGGCGATGGCCAAGGCGTTCGAGGATCGCTGGGTTGATGTGTACGAGACGGCGGGGAAACGATCCGGCGCATACTCGTGGGGCAGTTATGCCAGCCATCCCTACCAGATGACGAACTTCAACGGGACGTTCGACGACATGTTCACGCTGGGCCACGAACTGGGCCATTCGATGCACACGTGGCACTCGTCGAAGGCTCAGCCGTTCATCTACGCGGACTACACAATCTTTGTCGCGGAAGTGGCATCGACCTTCAACGAGTCGTTGATCATGGACTATATGATCAAGCGCGAGACGGATCCGAAGAAGAAGCTCTACCTCGTGACGCAATACATCGATCAGATTCGCGGGACGTTGATCACGCAGGTGATGTTCGCGGATTTTGAGTTGAAGATGTACCGCGCGGCGGAGGCGGGCGAGCCGTTGACCTCGGAAAAGCTGTCGGAGCTTTACCTCTCGACG belongs to candidate division KSB1 bacterium and includes:
- the pepF gene encoding oligoendopeptidase F, translating into MRQLPKAYTRPVVGFGLMALTIALSCTGLFAQELKERKDVPDKYKWDLTDMYKTDADLERDLQAIEGMLPGLSAYKGKISQSPDDLFAYFKAMEPVHIKLDNAVGYAHMSYDQDTRVTKYSGYKDQVDNLASKVYESESWFIPELVTLTTETLEDWYKQKPELALYRQWIDNQLRTKQYTLSSREEELIAMAGPALHAVGNANTALRNTDIKFPTIKDDQGNDIEISEGRVAMLMENPNREVRRNAALGLLNTYIQYKNTASALMSGNVQSNMFNARAHGYNSALQASMDNENIDTTVYLNLLTTVKDHITPLQKYVELRRKALGIDSVHSYDMFAPLDESTTLKYTYEEAVAMLKTALKPLGTEYNKAMAKAFEDRWVDVYETAGKRSGAYSWGSYASHPYQMTNFNGTFDDMFTLGHELGHSMHTWHSSKAQPFIYADYTIFVAEVASTFNESLIMDYMIKRETDPKKKLYLVTQYIDQIRGTLITQVMFADFELKMYRAAEAGEPLTSEKLSELYLSTMQEFYGPRFAYDEQYAYTWIRIPHFYRNFYVYKYATSYSAAQGLSQRVLSGGDKELKAYLGFLSGGSSKYPLDLLRGAGVDMAKPDAIKAVMTKFEELVGQMESLMLQTGMMKG
- a CDS encoding Ppx/GppA family phosphatase, encoding MAEAPRKLAAIDIGTNSIHLLLVQIDGRSGKFKVIGRAKEPVRLGAGSPDLKHLSEAVMAAGIEAISKFKAMADAAKAPLRAVATSAVREALNQAEFIRRVQAQTGVRVEVASGFEEARLTYLGVMQALPVFAKRVLLIDIGGGSTEFLVGDRGQILFDNSLKLGAVRLSQRFFPTGKIERGAVTQCRDYVAGTVFPVVRELQRASYDVAVGSSGTIQAMARMIRGMRRESTTGMTNAFVIQRAELKKVVGAITKARTVAERRRLPGLDPGRADIVIAGALIVEQIFAELGLRELTVSDFALREGIIVDSIEKSRRRGRPDHEGDIRWQSVLHLAEHYQYERGHAAQVAKLALSIFDQTASLHRLDAVAREYLEAAAVLHEVGGYISHARHHQHSYYLIKHAELLGFTENEIDVIANVARYHRKSHPKMTHDGYARLNPEEQLLVRKLAGILRIADGLDRTHSGVVSAVTCRILKGSVHFSLQHRRNASVHLEEWAAGMKRQLFEETYRTRAVFGSQT